A single Mustelus asterias chromosome 4, sMusAst1.hap1.1, whole genome shotgun sequence DNA region contains:
- the LOC144492432 gene encoding T-box transcription factor TBX22-like, which yields MALSSRAYAFSVESLVGNIVKRKREDTEDEKVGDGLSSKQGEEEQSEEARGQRIKRRNHPSPIPRGGDSGSFQVELQGTELWKRFHEIGTEMIITKAGRRMFPAVRVKIKGLAPAKQYYIAMDIIPVDSKRYRYVYHSSQWMVAGNTEQSSLTPRLYLHPDSPASGESWMKQVVSFDRVKLTNNDMDERGHIVLQSMHKYRPRIHVIVKETDRHISVNQSLPADGVHTFAFPETEFTTVTAYQNQQITRLKIDRNPFAKGFRDPGRNRVSLERVMDSYPWRPVHCRPSFDFQNFNIQKPVACSDSLGSSCTGTPAALSAVLSPSCSPPLFHVASASLGMGCPDSELCSLDGPLCYRVMSPARSPAPQRLSLPLCHRLRVDSSPPELLLAHRPPPLLFRFPSLPSLNALAASRGRSAECSRQHLELPARGTVSHLHPGGSSSQQSQLQQDLYSLSARRPYSLHGYNLLAPSRLTTNPFKLMAHNTSPCPSAGNLAAGKTFRDGKVRQWPQPVNHCL from the exons ATGGCTCTGAGTTCCCGGGCTTACGCTTTCTCTGTGGAATCTCTGGTGGGGAACATTGTGAAGAGGAAACGTGAAGACACCGAGGATGAAAAAGTGGGAGATGGCCTGAGCTCCAAACAGGGAGAAGAGGAACAGTCTG AGGAGGCGAGAGGCCAAAGGATTAAACGCCGCAATCATCCCTCACCCATTCCTCGTGGCGGTGACTCGGGGAGCTTCCAGGTCGAACTGCAAGGGACGGAGCTTTGGAAAAGATTCCATGAGATTGGGACAGAGATGATAATCACTAAAGCTggcag GCGCATGTTTCCCGCCGTACGGGTGAAAATCAAAGGTCTGGCTCCCGCCAAGCAGTATTATATCGCCATGGACATCATCCCAGTGGATTCTAAGAGATACAG GTATGTGTACCACAGCTCACAGTGGATGGTGGCCGGAAACACGGAACAGTCTTCGCTAACCCCCCGGCTCTACCTGCACCCTGATTCACCAGCTTCTGGGGAATCCTGGATGAAACAAGTTGTCAGCTTTGACCGGGTGAAACTCACCAACAATGACATGGACGAGAGGGGACAT ATTGTTCTCCAATCCATGCACAAGTACCGGCCGCGAATCCATGTGATAGTGAAAGAGACGGATCGACACATTTCTGTGAATCAAAGCCTTCCAGCTGATGGAGTCCACACATTCGCTTttccagaaacagaattcacaactGTCACCGCTTACCAGAACCAGCAG ATTACAAGATTGAAAATTGACCGAAATCCTTTCGCTAAAGGTTTCAGAGATCCGGGGAGAAACAG GGTGAGTCTGGAAAGAGTGATGGACAGTTACCCTTGGAGACCTGTACACTGCCGACCATCCTTTGACTTTCAAAACTTTAACATTCAAAAGCCAG TTGCCTGCtctgattctctgggaagctcctGTACCGGGACTCCTGCTGCTCTGAGCGCGGTGCTCTCTCCATCCTGCTCTCCGCCCTTGTTCCATGTGGCTTCAGCCTCGCTGGGAATGGGCTGCCCAGACTCGGAGCTTTGCAGCTTGGACGGCCCGCTGTGCTACAGGGTGATGAGCCCGGCCCGAAGCCCGGCCCCTCAGCGCTTGTCCCTGCCGCTCTGCCACCGGCTGAGGGTGGACAGCTCGCCGCCGGAGCTGCTGCTGGCTCACCGACCTCCGCCCCTCCTGTTCCgcttcccctctctgccctcGCTTAACGCGCTGGCCGCAAGCAGAGGCAGGAGTGCGGAGTGCAGCCGCCAGCACTTGGAGCTCCCAGCCAGGGGGACAGTGTCACATCTTCATCCAGGGGGCAGCTCATCTCAGCAGAGTCAACTCCAACAAGATTTGTACAGCCTGTCTGCTCGGCGCCCTTACTCTCTCCATGGCTACAACCTGCTAGCACCTTCCAGACTAACTACCAATCCATTCAAACTGATGGCTCACAACACCTCTCCCTGTCCCAGTGCCGGCAACCTGGCGGCCGGCAAGACTTTCCGAGATGGGAAGGTCAGGCAATGGCCACAACCAGTCAACCACTGTCTCTGA